A part of Silurus meridionalis isolate SWU-2019-XX chromosome 18, ASM1480568v1, whole genome shotgun sequence genomic DNA contains:
- the rps16 gene encoding 40S ribosomal protein S16 → MPAKGPLQSVQVFGRKKTATAVAHCKRGNGLIKVNGKPLETIEPATLQYKLLEPVLLLGKERFAGVDIRVRVKGGGHVAQVYAIRQAISKSLVAYYQKYVDEASKKEIKDILIQYDRTLLVADPRRCESKKFGGPGARARYQKSYR, encoded by the exons ATGCCGGCTAAAGGACCTCTGCAGTCTGTCCAGGTGTTCGGGCGCAAA aaaACAGCCACGGCTGTAGCCCACTGTAAAAGAGGAAATGGACTGATCAAAGTGAACGGCAAACCGCTGGAGACCATCGAGCCGGCCACGCTGCAgtacaag ttGTTAGAGCCGGTGCTGCTGTTGGGAAAGGAACGCTTCGCTGGTGTGGATATCCGAGTGCGTGTGAAGGGCGGAGGACACGTCGCACAAGTTTAcg CAATTCGTCAGGCAATCTCCAAATCCCTGGTGGCCTACTACCAGAAGT ATGTGGATGAAGCGTCTAAGAAGGAGATAAAGGACATCCTGATCCAGTATGACCGAACTCTGCTGGTCGCTGATCCACGCCGCTGCGAGTCCAAGAAGTTCGGAGGTCCAGGAGCTCGTGCTCGCTACCAGAAGTCCTACCGTtaa